The DNA region GGGCGTTGCAGAACCCCTATGTCTCCTGCTGCGTTTCCGTCATGATCACCCCCCAGATGGTCGCTGAAAATACAGGTATCGTGGGCCGGAAAGTCGATTTAAACGCCGTCTAAGGTCCAAGTTCCCAGGATGTATAGGTGACGGCTTTCCAATCAAGATCACTCTAAAACGATAGGCTCTTCTCAAGCTTAGTCTTTAGGTCCGCGTAGCGCCGTTCCAACTCGGGAAACTCTCTCTTGGCCGCAGCAAGGTCTTCCGCTATCAAATCCGGAATTTCCTATAAATCAAAATGCCCTTGTTAGTCCGTCTGCGACGGAACTTGGTCTACGCCGCGCTCCGACAAAATACTCGAAATCGATCCCATTAAGTATCGAACCCGGCAATACGGCGACGAAACAGAATTTTTAGCAGGCGCAAAAACAGAGCCCTAGCGACTCCCTCCATCACTGTTTCCAGACTCACTTTGGATTGTTCTGAAACGTCGTTGGCTCCCCTACCTCTCCACCCGACCCGTCCTCACATTTTCCTCGCGCCCATCCGCGCTCGTCCTCGTTATCTGCGCCACAACGTGAGCATGACCAAACCATCTCCCTTCCACCCTATCCGGGCCGTCGCCATCGACCTGGATGGCACGCTGCTGGCGCCCGACCATTCGATCTCCGCCGAGAATATCGCGGCAATCGAGGCGATGCACGCCGCCGGGGTCGAAATCATCCTGGCCTCCGGTCGCCACTACTTGAGCATGCTGCCCTACACCCGTCGGATTCCGCAAGTCCGCTATAACCCCCTCCCCTGACGCCACCGCGAAAAGGAATTTCCTATCAGTTAACCCCCTCCCCTGACGCCACCGCGAAAAGGAATTTCCTATCAGTCAGTTCTCGACCCAGACGGGTCAATTTAGCATTCTTGTGCGTGTTTATGGGGCGGCTCCCGGGGTTGCTGGCTCGTCGCAAAACCCGCATACCTCACCGATGCCTTGTGAACAACTTATTGAGACGTTACATCTAGACCTCGATCCGATCAGGCGCCGCCGCCTGACCGGGAATTTTGTAATGCAATTTTAGAAGTTGAACTGCGAGCGCAACGCCAGCACATCAACATCCTGTCCGATTTCTGCATTGGGGCCGCCAGAAAGACCCGCCGCTGAGTTGTTCGGATAGGCCTGCCGGTCCGTATCGATGAACAGGTAGTTCAGCATGAAGCGGACGTTACGGTTGGGATACCAGTTGATGCCCAGGGTAATGATGTCCTGCTCGCCGCCACGGATACAGGCCGATGTCGCGGTAGGCGCCGTCTGTGTGGCGTTGCCCGCGCATACGCCGCCTGTGCCGCCATCATTCAGATCCACGGTGCTGTAACGCGCCGCCAGTTCGATGGCGCCGAATGACCCATCCATTCCCAGG from bacterium includes:
- a CDS encoding HAD hydrolase family protein, giving the protein MAPLPLHPTRPHIFLAPIRARPRYLRHNVSMTKPSPFHPIRAVAIDLDGTLLAPDHSISAENIAAIEAMHAAGVEIILASGRHYLSMLPYTRRIPQVRYNPLP